GTACGACAGGTTGGCGATCACCACGATCCACAGGCGGATCTGACTCAGGCGCTGTTCCAGGGGCGAGTGACCGGGCGTCATGGTAGACCGTGCCCCGAGTGTATAGATCCATGAGGATTTGCCCAAGGGTGGATGTATATGTCCCCCCACACCACAAAAGCGCGTCCCGGCCTTGGGGACCGGGACGCGTGTGGCGAAGAGGGTGGGATTCGAACCCACGGTACAGTTGCCCATACTTCAGTTTTCGAGACTGACCCATTCAACCACTCTGGCACCTCTCCGCGCGGGTGGGTGGCCGTGACCGGCCGACCTATGGGCGAAAGGGAGTGTAGCACAGCTCCCGCGCGTTGCAACTGCCGCGCTGACTTGCGCCTCTGGTCGGGGGCGGCTATCATGGGAAGGTTGAAAACGGCCCGGACTCTGGGTTGCGTCACGGCGTTTTTCTTCAGTCCACCGCCCGCAGGGCCGATGCTGACGGCTCCAGCGGCGCGGTGCGTGATCACCTCCGGCCGGCGCAGCCGCGTCGCCACCCCCGAAGCCAACCCAGTCCAGCCCCGTACGCGTGGGCGGACTCCTTCCCCCGCCATCCCCGCCCAGCACGAGTCCTGGGCACTCGAGGAGTGATTTCCCTGCCTACCACCCAGCAACTGCTCCGCAAGGGGCGCCTGACCCTCCAGAAGAAGAGCAAGGTTCCCGCCCTCAAGGGCAGCCCCTTCCGCCGCGGCGTGTGCACGGTCGTGAAGACCACCACCCCGAAGAAGCCCAACTCCGCGCTGCGCAAGATCGCCCGCGTGCGCCTGTCGAGCGGCTTTGAGGTCACCGCCTACATCCCCGGCGAAGGCCACAACCTGCAGGAACACTCGGTCGTGCTGATCCGCGGCGGCCGTGTCAAGGACCTCCCCGGCGTGCGCTACCACATCGTGCGCGGCAGCCTGGACACCCAGGGCGTGAAGGACCGCAACAAGAGCCGCTCGAAGTACGGCACCAAGAAGCCCAAGGCCGGCGCGGCCGCCGCGGGCGCCAAGAAGAAGTAAGCCCCGGCCAGTGCGCGGGGGTAGGCCCCGCCGCAGCCGTCCGGTGAGCGGCCTCAGCCCACAGGGGTGATGCCAGTGAAGCAGTCAGACCGCGCCTGAACGGGCGCGCCACACAACCGAGGAGAGAACCATGGCACGTCGTCGCCAAGCAGAAGTGCGCCCCATCCTGCCGGACCTGGTCTACCAGGACGTGCTCGTGAGCGCCATGATCAACCGCATCATGCAGGACGGAAAGAAGAACCTCGCCAGCCGCATCTTCTACGGCGCCATGAAGCTGGTGCAGGAGCGCACCGGCCAGGAGTCGCTCAAGATCTTCAAGCAGGCCTACGACAACGTGAAGCCGCGTGTGGAAGTCCGCAGCCGCCGCGTGGGCGGCAGCACCTACCAGGTGCCCGTCGAAGTCGGCGTGCGCCGCCAGCAGAGCCTGACCCTGCGCTGGATGATGACCGCCGTGGACGGCCGCCCCGAGCGCACCGCCATGGAGCGGCTGGCCGGCGAGATTATGGACGCCGCGCAGGGCCGTGGCGGCGCCATCAAGA
This Deinococcus metalli DNA region includes the following protein-coding sequences:
- the rpsG gene encoding 30S ribosomal protein S7; translated protein: MARRRQAEVRPILPDLVYQDVLVSAMINRIMQDGKKNLASRIFYGAMKLVQERTGQESLKIFKQAYDNVKPRVEVRSRRVGGSTYQVPVEVGVRRQQSLTLRWMMTAVDGRPERTAMERLAGEIMDAAQGRGGAIKKKDDVERMAEANRAYAHYRW
- the rpsL gene encoding 30S ribosomal protein S12 — its product is MPTTQQLLRKGRLTLQKKSKVPALKGSPFRRGVCTVVKTTTPKKPNSALRKIARVRLSSGFEVTAYIPGEGHNLQEHSVVLIRGGRVKDLPGVRYHIVRGSLDTQGVKDRNKSRSKYGTKKPKAGAAAAGAKKK